The DNA segment CATCGACGAGTCACGCGCGCTGTACGAGTGGAATCACGCCAAGCAGTTGCTGCGCATCACGGCGGCGAAGGGCGAGTCGTGGCAGGACACGCGCGACGACGTGTTCGGAGAGGAGTTCCTGCTGCCGAGGCCGCTGCTCACGGCCATCCGCAATCCCGACCCCACCGTGCTGCTGATCGACGAGACCGACAAGGCCGATGTCGAGATGGAAGGGCTGCTGCTTGAGGTGCTGGGCGACTTCCAGGTCACGGTTCCCGAACTGGGCACGATCACGGCCGCGCGGCGGCCGTTCGTGGTGCTGACGTCGAACGCGACGAGAGAACTGTCCGAAGCACTCAAACGCCGTTGCCTGTTCCTTTACCTCGACTTCCCTTCCGCCGAACTGGAAAGGGACATCGTGGCGTTGCAGGTACCCGGCCTCGATTCCACGCTGACCGAGTCGCTGGTGCGGGTCGTCGGCGCGCTCAGGGACCTCGACCTGCGCAAGGCACCCTCGATCGCCGAGTCGATCGACTGGGCGCGCACGTTGCTGGCGCTGGGTGCCGACAGTCTCGACGAGGAGACCGTGCGGGCAACGCTGGGCGTGATCCTGAAATACCAGGCCGATCACCGCAAGGCGGTGTCCGAGCTGCGGTTGCCCTCGGTACTGGACGCGGCTTCGCCATGAGCGCGGCGGCCGTGCAGGCGCGGTTGGTGGAGTTCGCCCGCGCGTTGCGGGAGCGCGGGATCGGTGTGGGTACCGGGGAAACCGTGGACGCGGCGGCGGCCGTCGAGGTGCTGGGGTTCGCCGAGCGGGACCGGCTCCGGGAAGCGC comes from the Prauserella marina genome and includes:
- a CDS encoding AAA family ATPase, encoding MADPLFTSVDDVARRLAEAGYLASTAVATTVFLADRLGKPLLVEGPAGVGKTELARALATATGSGLVRLQCYEGIDESRALYEWNHAKQLLRITAAKGESWQDTRDDVFGEEFLLPRPLLTAIRNPDPTVLLIDETDKADVEMEGLLLEVLGDFQVTVPELGTITAARRPFVVLTSNATRELSEALKRRCLFLYLDFPSAELERDIVALQVPGLDSTLTESLVRVVGALRDLDLRKAPSIAESIDWARTLLALGADSLDEETVRATLGVILKYQADHRKAVSELRLPSVLDAASP